Proteins encoded in a region of the Bacillus methanolicus genome:
- a CDS encoding ISL3 family transposase produces MFSVSLDLPEFEVVKQVFLEDCNLLHVEKNTMEERCTFCGFFTSNVHDWRTRKVRDLSVLGKPLFLLVRVHRYRCHNCNEVFSQTFESISPNKHQTNRYREYLYQMCNGSTIQEVSRKEKVPYTTVERIFYSIAKEKEMEHLEHLDSALENNELVLSLDEIAVRKGHRYETVLMDAQSGSVLGMEHQRSYDSTLTLLSKEILANKCVQTVVMDMWDPFHKAVKSIFPEACIVIDKYHVVQKVTHALDQVRKKTPGLKKGRFKLLKGSEKLTANEKQQLDEMLKEHSELSYAYFLKELFREIYQVNDYDTADSLLEEWIQLAWSSPFPSFHQVAKTIENWKAQILQYFLTPFTNGRIEGTNHKIKNIKRRAFGFRNLERFRLRVFLECTGKTYKNQVA; encoded by the coding sequence GTGTTTTCCGTATCACTAGATTTGCCAGAATTTGAAGTTGTTAAACAAGTATTTCTTGAAGATTGCAATCTGTTACATGTTGAGAAAAATACGATGGAAGAACGTTGTACTTTTTGCGGCTTTTTTACCAGTAATGTCCACGACTGGCGGACAAGAAAGGTTCGTGACTTGTCCGTATTAGGTAAGCCCCTTTTCTTATTAGTCAGAGTGCATAGATACCGTTGTCACAACTGTAATGAGGTATTTTCACAAACATTTGAATCTATCAGTCCTAATAAGCATCAGACCAATCGATACAGAGAATATCTGTATCAAATGTGCAATGGATCCACTATTCAAGAAGTAAGTCGAAAGGAAAAAGTTCCTTATACGACAGTAGAAAGAATTTTTTATTCCATCGCTAAAGAAAAAGAAATGGAGCATTTAGAACATCTTGATAGTGCTTTAGAAAACAATGAACTAGTCCTTAGCCTTGATGAGATCGCTGTTCGAAAGGGTCACCGATATGAAACCGTTCTAATGGATGCCCAATCCGGCAGTGTTCTTGGTATGGAACATCAACGTAGTTATGATTCTACTCTAACCTTACTCTCCAAGGAGATCCTGGCTAATAAGTGTGTTCAAACCGTTGTCATGGATATGTGGGATCCCTTTCATAAAGCTGTTAAATCTATATTCCCAGAGGCCTGTATCGTCATTGATAAATATCATGTGGTGCAAAAGGTGACACATGCACTTGACCAAGTTAGAAAGAAAACTCCTGGACTAAAAAAGGGACGGTTTAAACTCTTGAAAGGTTCTGAAAAGTTAACGGCTAATGAAAAACAACAATTAGACGAGATGCTCAAAGAGCATTCAGAATTGTCATATGCCTATTTTCTAAAAGAACTCTTTAGAGAAATATACCAAGTGAATGACTATGATACAGCTGATTCACTCTTAGAAGAATGGATTCAACTCGCATGGAGCAGCCCATTTCCTTCATTTCATCAAGTTGCCAAGACGATAGAAAATTGGAAGGCACAAATTTTACAATATTTTCTTACACCTTTTACGAATGGCCGGATTGAAGGTACAAACCATAAGATTAAGAACATCAAAAGACGTGCTTTTGGCTTCAGAAACCTTGAAAGATTTCGGCTACGTGTATTTTTGGAATGTACAGGTAAAACTTATAAAAATCAGGTTGCTTAA
- a CDS encoding CBASS cGAMP-activated phospholipase encodes MLNWEHIKTGNWQPREHNAFKILSIDGGGMKGIIPARYLKLVEEVIRTPIYLHFDLLAGTSTGGIICLGLASGMSAEEISNLYISEGKRIFGNKKASGYFINTSYDNTSLKALLMEKFTDKRINDAKTLLCIPSIEHHKAEPKVYKTPHCSDYIRDGERYMWEVGLATSAAPTYFPAANIGDGECKIDGGLWANNPVLVGIAEAKKLGFTLDQIKVLSIGTGDSLYNAPNKIAEAGGWLSWRKKLVELTMQAQSKGAEHTARYLIGSNLIRLNPTLPRPIPLDTTNKEDISIMIQEANHMFERTFIPLGIKDMFFERSAILQ; translated from the coding sequence ATGTTAAATTGGGAACACATAAAGACGGGGAACTGGCAGCCAAGAGAACATAATGCCTTTAAAATTTTATCAATTGATGGTGGAGGAATGAAGGGAATAATTCCTGCTCGATATTTAAAACTTGTTGAAGAAGTTATCAGAACGCCCATTTACCTACACTTCGATTTATTAGCAGGTACATCAACTGGTGGAATCATATGCTTAGGATTGGCATCTGGAATGAGCGCTGAAGAAATCTCCAATCTATATATTAGTGAAGGCAAGCGTATTTTCGGTAATAAAAAGGCAAGCGGATATTTTATTAACACATCTTACGATAACACATCATTAAAAGCCCTTTTAATGGAGAAGTTCACTGATAAGAGGATTAATGATGCCAAGACATTGTTGTGTATTCCTTCCATTGAACATCATAAAGCTGAACCTAAAGTTTATAAAACTCCCCACTGCTCAGATTATATTAGGGACGGAGAGCGTTACATGTGGGAGGTAGGATTGGCAACGTCCGCCGCTCCTACATACTTCCCTGCTGCCAATATAGGTGACGGAGAATGTAAAATAGATGGTGGACTTTGGGCAAACAATCCAGTATTAGTAGGGATAGCTGAGGCCAAAAAGTTAGGATTTACACTTGATCAAATAAAAGTGCTTTCCATTGGAACAGGTGACAGTTTATACAATGCCCCTAATAAGATTGCGGAAGCAGGTGGATGGTTGTCCTGGAGGAAGAAGCTGGTGGAACTTACGATGCAAGCACAGTCAAAAGGTGCTGAACACACTGCCAGGTATCTAATCGGAAGTAATTTAATCCGTTTAAATCCAACTCTTCCTCGACCGATACCATTAGACACCACGAACAAAGAAGATATTTCTATCATGATACAGGAAGCAAACCACATGTTTGAAAGGACTTTTATTCCGCTAGGCATAAAAGATATGTTTTTCGAAAGAAGTGCAATACTTCAATAG
- a CDS encoding SMODS domain-containing nucleotidyltransferase translates to MKLNDHFKKFVGNISLNPTRKSRVESALNHWENNFKEDEELKDLFLDFYSQGSYSTDTGVKPKNNDEFDVDAILLLNIDEKEEPKDILKKISVRIKSHKEFEDRVKVKDRCVRIDYAGDFHVDIVPALPFENVIKIPSKKENEWCQTNPVGFTNWCNAINSKTDGYFAKIVKIMKHWRDDNVGKDTAPKSILMTTLIGNSFVKKSSIAETLVETLISLVDQLECLLEEDEIYVENPSLEDENLARNWDHTKAGRFLKKVKNLKDDCQDALDDKDKESSIEKWQNIFGKSYFPSSLGEVKDMADNISRGLVKVSSAGILNQDHGTKVRDHRFYGKQDEEY, encoded by the coding sequence ATGAAGTTAAATGACCATTTTAAAAAATTTGTAGGGAACATCTCATTGAATCCAACAAGGAAAAGCCGTGTTGAAAGTGCACTAAACCATTGGGAAAACAATTTTAAAGAAGACGAAGAATTAAAAGACCTATTCTTGGACTTTTATTCCCAAGGATCTTACAGTACCGACACAGGAGTTAAACCTAAAAATAATGACGAATTTGATGTTGATGCCATTCTCCTTCTCAATATTGACGAAAAGGAAGAACCAAAAGATATCCTCAAAAAAATTTCCGTCCGAATTAAAAGTCATAAAGAATTTGAAGATAGAGTAAAAGTGAAAGACCGTTGTGTAAGAATTGATTACGCTGGGGACTTTCATGTTGATATCGTTCCCGCGTTGCCATTTGAGAATGTCATTAAGATTCCTTCCAAGAAGGAAAATGAATGGTGCCAAACTAATCCCGTAGGATTTACTAATTGGTGCAATGCCATTAACAGCAAGACAGACGGTTATTTTGCAAAAATAGTGAAAATCATGAAGCATTGGCGAGACGATAATGTCGGAAAAGATACAGCACCCAAATCTATCTTAATGACCACTTTAATCGGAAACAGTTTTGTGAAAAAAAGTTCCATTGCTGAAACATTGGTAGAAACATTAATCTCTCTCGTAGATCAATTGGAATGTCTATTAGAAGAAGATGAGATATACGTTGAAAATCCTTCCCTTGAAGATGAAAATTTGGCAAGAAATTGGGATCATACGAAAGCTGGACGGTTCCTCAAAAAGGTAAAAAATCTAAAAGACGATTGCCAAGACGCTTTAGATGATAAGGACAAGGAAAGCAGCATTGAAAAATGGCAAAACATTTTCGGTAAGTCCTACTTTCCATCCAGTCTAGGTGAAGTAAAGGATATGGCTGACAATATTAGTAGAGGCTTAGTAAAAGTGTCTTCTGCTGGCATCCTAAACCAAGATCATGGGACAAAAGTCCGCGACCATCGTTTTTATGGTAAACAAGATGAAGAATATTAA
- a CDS encoding IS3 family transposase (programmed frameshift), whose amino-acid sequence MTRARRTFTPEFKAQMVKLYESGKPRKDIISEYNLTPSALDKWVKQSQTSGSFKEKDNRTPEKEELIKLRKENQRLLMENDIFKASCADTRTKVNVIKNNRHKYSISAMCDVLQLPRSTYYYEAKEQSKSDDELTVTIIDIFHKSRQNYGTRKIKHELKKLGKIASRRRIGRIMKENGLVSKYTVAQFKPHVDKCNESKVENVLNREFDQQKELTVVVSDLTYVRVQKNWHYICLFVDLYNREIVGHSAGPNKDAGLVYQALSTIKADLRQIQLFHTDRGNEFKNKTIDEALETFEIKRSLSMKGCPYDNAVAEATFKIIKTEFVKGKYFESLEQLKLELDDYVHWFNHIRIHGTLGYLSPIEYKKEHLKKIV is encoded by the exons ATGACGAGAGCTAGAAGAACATTTACTCCCGAATTTAAAGCTCAAATGGTCAAACTATATGAAAGTGGTAAGCCTAGAAAAGACATTATAAGTGAATACAATTTAACGCCTTCGGCATTAGACAAATGGGTGAAACAGAGCCAAACATCTGGTTCATTTAAAGAGAAGGACAACCGAACACCTGAAAAAGAAGAACTGATCAAGCTTCGTAAAGAAAATCAGCGTTTACTGATGGAGAATGATATTT TTAAAGCAAGCTGCGCTGATACTAGGACGAAAGTAAATGTGATTAAAAATAATCGTCACAAATACTCGATATCAGCAATGTGCGACGTCCTACAACTCCCAAGAAGTACCTATTATTATGAAGCAAAAGAGCAATCTAAATCAGATGATGAACTTACTGTTACCATAATCGATATTTTTCATAAAAGCCGCCAGAACTATGGCACTCGTAAGATAAAACATGAGTTGAAAAAACTCGGTAAAATTGCATCCAGAAGACGTATTGGCCGAATCATGAAAGAAAATGGGCTAGTATCAAAATATACAGTTGCCCAGTTTAAGCCACATGTGGATAAATGTAATGAATCTAAAGTTGAAAATGTGTTGAATAGGGAATTTGATCAACAAAAGGAATTAACGGTTGTAGTCAGTGATTTAACATACGTAAGGGTCCAAAAAAATTGGCATTACATATGTCTATTTGTTGATCTTTACAATAGAGAAATTGTTGGACATAGTGCCGGTCCTAATAAAGATGCTGGACTAGTCTACCAAGCCTTATCAACGATTAAAGCTGATTTAAGACAAATTCAACTATTTCACACAGACCGAGGAAACGAGTTTAAAAACAAGACAATCGATGAAGCTTTAGAAACATTCGAGATTAAACGGTCGTTAAGCATGAAAGGTTGCCCATATGATAACGCAGTAGCCGAAGCCACATTTAAAATTATCAAGACAGAATTTGTAAAAGGTAAATATTTTGAAAGTTTAGAGCAATTAAAATTGGAATTAGATGATTATGTACATTGGTTTAATCATATAAGAATTCACGGAACACTCGGGTATTTAAGCCCTATTGAATACAAAAAGGAACACCTTAAAAAAATTGTCTAG
- a CDS encoding LlaJI family restriction endonuclease: MQYRLQQALRTTYVDREITLFKKILSYLEMKSRNRNSDNFNIYATPFFHNVWESICSEILGDMDELHIIVPNPYWMFKGNKLKTSQIPDILIQTGESIFIFDAKYYRIKAGLDKLPGWGDIVKQLFYSLSMKNRFNQLYNVFLFPDTCGNGFEYLGYASVEGMEDEFRNVLAFGIDIGTAMKFYVKELDSEKRIEFVDKIIYEIKELQLQFSS, encoded by the coding sequence ATGCAGTATAGATTACAACAAGCTTTAAGGACTACCTATGTCGATCGTGAAATCACACTTTTTAAGAAAATTTTATCTTATTTAGAAATGAAATCACGAAATAGAAATTCTGATAATTTTAATATTTATGCTACGCCATTCTTTCATAATGTTTGGGAATCGATTTGTTCAGAAATACTAGGGGACATGGATGAACTACATATCATAGTACCCAATCCGTACTGGATGTTTAAAGGTAACAAGCTTAAAACATCGCAGATTCCAGACATTTTGATACAGACGGGTGAATCAATTTTTATATTTGATGCCAAGTATTATCGGATTAAGGCTGGGTTAGATAAGTTACCAGGTTGGGGAGATATTGTAAAACAGTTGTTTTATTCTTTATCAATGAAAAATAGATTTAATCAACTATATAATGTTTTCTTGTTTCCCGATACATGTGGCAACGGATTTGAGTATTTAGGATATGCAAGTGTTGAAGGAATGGAAGATGAATTTAGAAATGTATTAGCTTTTGGAATAGACATAGGCACAGCGATGAAATTTTATGTGAAGGAACTGGATAGTGAGAAGAGAATAGAGTTTGTAGATAAGATAATATATGAAATTAAAGAACTTCAATTACAGTTCTCTTCATAG
- a CDS encoding LlaJI family restriction endonuclease, protein MNNLYFFTEHEYKTSKYVKIPSVFYERGLCDKIRNDLVRFKITGIIEFQENLFVVLPKGMEIPSNDYEKQLAARLIYKVLNKYSKTNLLDEEENDWLGDKETTKVFELVQWFVEDYRQNGLIYMQRRIEQINGNARINWSKTLTKMSPILIKNKMFYIDLITSKNDIANDHELTLIHAFVLKEIKERFGWLFNFNFEFYIDNTL, encoded by the coding sequence ATGAATAATCTGTATTTTTTCACGGAACATGAGTATAAGACCAGTAAATACGTAAAAATCCCTTCAGTATTTTACGAAAGAGGTTTATGCGACAAGATAAGAAATGATTTAGTTAGATTCAAGATAACCGGAATCATAGAATTTCAAGAAAATCTCTTTGTTGTTTTACCCAAAGGAATGGAAATCCCATCAAATGATTATGAAAAGCAGCTGGCTGCACGTTTAATTTACAAGGTATTAAATAAATATTCAAAAACAAATTTGTTGGATGAAGAGGAAAATGATTGGTTAGGAGACAAAGAGACCACCAAAGTATTTGAATTAGTGCAATGGTTTGTGGAAGACTATCGTCAGAACGGTTTAATTTACATGCAAAGAAGAATAGAACAAATAAATGGAAATGCACGAATTAATTGGTCAAAAACTTTGACTAAAATGTCGCCGATTTTGATTAAAAATAAGATGTTTTACATAGATTTAATTACATCTAAAAATGATATAGCTAATGACCACGAACTAACATTAATTCATGCTTTTGTACTTAAAGAAATTAAAGAAAGATTCGGATGGCTCTTTAATTTTAATTTTGAATTTTATATTGATAACACCCTGTAA
- a CDS encoding AAA family ATPase, with protein sequence MQEYIYFQANSDGSVQLGPQPEGPFKPEIIQILKEALSCNGWNIDYENTDSQPYLFKISANDRFMDVYIYCWRVSNGGRQSRPYEQRIQIGKAGEEGFLIDNSTDPFKKGLLLGIYKKDREDPIIVAWETEKNRNHGSSKSCFIDIRGIAQAMRDGFIQTRDNHGNLICAFKKEFLNFYISNLKMLHTIDFSHVINNVNYSSELINETPGENQYDISRVGTNKIVYGAPGVGKSYSLGKESMRVTFHPEYTYYDFVGGLKPCKNESGEISYDFVPGPFLRILKKAYDHPNEMHTLVIEEINRANTAAVFGDIFQLLDRDEYGWSEYSIDNKEILEYLNSGREENQKIKEVKIPGNLNLYATMNSADQGVFVMDSAFKRRWEFEYKGISFNEIPHSQKHLTYAGYKITWANFANTINEYLSSVLRVNEDKLIGPYFIKENELLDNKKIAFKLLIYLWDDVVRHQRNELFNDIYSTFSAVSNAFILGQERIFVEELDQMLYDKRIISEGISDIDE encoded by the coding sequence ATGCAGGAATATATTTATTTTCAGGCTAATTCAGATGGATCGGTACAACTCGGTCCTCAACCTGAGGGACCTTTTAAACCGGAAATAATTCAAATACTAAAAGAAGCGCTTTCGTGTAATGGTTGGAATATTGATTATGAAAACACTGATAGCCAACCTTATTTATTTAAAATTAGTGCTAATGATCGTTTTATGGATGTCTATATCTATTGTTGGAGAGTATCAAATGGTGGAAGACAATCGAGACCATATGAACAGAGAATACAGATTGGGAAAGCTGGAGAGGAAGGCTTTTTGATTGATAACAGCACTGATCCATTTAAAAAAGGACTTTTATTAGGGATTTATAAGAAAGATAGGGAAGATCCTATAATTGTGGCGTGGGAAACGGAAAAAAATCGTAACCATGGTTCTTCAAAATCCTGTTTTATTGATATTAGAGGTATTGCTCAAGCAATGAGAGATGGGTTTATTCAAACAAGAGATAATCATGGGAATTTAATTTGTGCATTTAAAAAGGAATTCTTAAACTTCTATATTTCTAATTTGAAAATGCTTCATACAATAGACTTTTCTCATGTAATAAATAATGTAAATTACTCCTCAGAACTCATTAACGAAACTCCAGGAGAGAATCAGTATGATATTTCACGTGTAGGAACCAACAAAATTGTGTATGGTGCACCTGGAGTTGGAAAAAGCTACAGTTTAGGTAAAGAAAGTATGCGAGTAACTTTTCACCCTGAATACACATATTATGATTTTGTTGGTGGGTTAAAGCCTTGTAAAAATGAAAGCGGAGAAATTTCTTATGATTTTGTACCAGGACCTTTCTTAAGAATACTAAAGAAAGCATACGATCATCCAAATGAAATGCATACTTTAGTAATTGAGGAAATAAACAGAGCAAATACTGCTGCGGTATTTGGAGATATATTTCAGTTATTAGATAGAGATGAATATGGATGGAGTGAATACTCAATAGATAATAAGGAGATTCTAGAATATCTCAACAGTGGAAGGGAAGAAAATCAAAAAATTAAAGAAGTTAAAATTCCAGGTAATCTTAACTTGTATGCGACGATGAATAGTGCAGACCAAGGTGTATTCGTTATGGATTCAGCTTTTAAACGTCGGTGGGAATTTGAATATAAGGGTATTTCATTTAATGAAATACCACATTCTCAAAAGCATTTAACTTATGCAGGATATAAAATTACTTGGGCTAACTTCGCAAATACAATTAATGAGTACCTTTCTTCTGTATTAAGAGTAAATGAGGATAAACTAATTGGACCATATTTTATTAAAGAAAACGAACTACTAGATAATAAAAAAATAGCTTTTAAATTACTAATTTACTTGTGGGATGATGTAGTTCGTCATCAACGTAATGAATTATTTAATGATATATATAGTACTTTTTCAGCAGTTTCCAATGCTTTTATTTTAGGGCAGGAAAGAATTTTTGTTGAAGAGTTAGATCAAATGTTGTATGACAAACGAATTATTTCTGAAGGAATAAGTGATATAGATGAATAA
- a CDS encoding DNA cytosine methyltransferase: protein MKAISLFSGAGGFDIASFMAGVPVVFSIDIDEDCIKTLKMNAEFNNTTIICGDLSEYSSEQIKDLSGIKDDEKFIIIGGAPCQPFSKNGYWVTNKIRKGINDPRASLVNEFLRVVTDLSPDGFVFENVESLLHPTNKVIVDTFIEIIQEAGYKYKIIRANALNYGVPQKRKRLFIIGSKGTFKSDEPKITHGDPENLLESHLKPYVTAGEAIEEFDTPEYFEKEEVTEGGKYYKELLEIPPGMNYKALTEWAGHPNPKFVADKRFWNFLLKLSPDNPSWTITAQPGPWIGPFHWTSRRLRVPEIAALQSFPKGYKFYGSRRSIQRQIGNAVPPLMGKAMIEFLKESLEDYVKVDINIARTSTLV, encoded by the coding sequence ATGAAAGCTATAAGTTTATTCTCTGGGGCTGGTGGTTTTGATATTGCTAGCTTTATGGCGGGAGTTCCCGTAGTATTTAGTATTGATATAGATGAGGATTGTATTAAAACATTAAAAATGAATGCCGAATTTAATAATACAACGATTATTTGTGGTGACTTAAGTGAATATTCAAGCGAACAGATAAAAGATTTATCAGGTATTAAAGATGATGAGAAATTCATAATCATAGGCGGTGCACCATGTCAGCCATTTTCTAAAAATGGATATTGGGTAACGAATAAAATACGTAAAGGAATTAACGATCCGAGAGCAAGTTTAGTAAACGAATTTTTACGAGTAGTTACTGATTTATCTCCAGATGGATTTGTTTTTGAAAATGTAGAAAGTTTACTCCACCCTACCAATAAGGTGATTGTTGATACTTTCATCGAAATAATTCAAGAAGCAGGATATAAATATAAAATTATTCGTGCCAACGCTCTTAACTATGGAGTGCCTCAAAAAAGGAAACGTTTATTTATTATTGGTAGTAAAGGTACATTTAAATCTGATGAACCAAAAATCACACACGGTGATCCTGAAAATTTGCTTGAATCCCATTTGAAACCTTATGTAACTGCTGGTGAAGCAATAGAAGAATTCGATACTCCTGAGTACTTTGAAAAAGAAGAGGTTACAGAAGGCGGAAAATATTATAAAGAATTACTTGAGATTCCTCCTGGGATGAATTATAAAGCACTTACTGAATGGGCAGGTCATCCGAATCCAAAATTTGTTGCTGATAAACGATTTTGGAATTTTTTATTAAAATTATCGCCAGATAATCCATCATGGACTATTACAGCACAACCTGGTCCATGGATTGGTCCATTCCATTGGACATCAAGAAGATTAAGGGTACCTGAAATTGCGGCTCTTCAGTCGTTTCCTAAAGGATATAAGTTTTACGGAAGCAGAAGATCTATTCAACGCCAAATAGGAAATGCTGTCCCTCCTTTAATGGGTAAAGCTATGATCGAATTTTTAAAGGAAAGTCTAGAAGACTATGTCAAAGTAGATATAAATATTGCTAGAACTTCAACCTTAGTCTAA
- a CDS encoding DNA cytosine methyltransferase — protein sequence MNVISIFSGGGGIDLGFKKAGFDILYSTDIEEIACQTLKHNKTGKIVECKDIRGIDFKDVIQRLGVEEIDCLVGGPPCPPYSKSRFYRKEKKRALEDENAFTLNEYFRALEEIRPKIFFFENVHGFIYKPHQAAFDLLKERSKTLGYHITWQVCNTAEYGVPQTRERFICIGVRKDFGEPFVFPEPTHYIPEKYDPVKDKNKKPWVTCGQAIGDLDYDLPEDEKMQAGSKHKDLLKEIPPGDNYLYFTAERDHPNPKFKWRSRYWSFLLKLSPDRPSWTIQASFSNNMGPFHWKNRFLRISEIKRIQSFDDDYEFMGDFKEQWRQIGNAVPPLFVKVIAEAIKEQYFTEKKKKSSKEDRFKQLEFDI from the coding sequence GTGAATGTAATAAGCATCTTTTCTGGTGGAGGAGGAATTGACCTAGGGTTTAAAAAGGCTGGCTTTGATATTTTATACTCAACTGATATCGAAGAAATTGCTTGTCAAACACTTAAACACAATAAAACAGGGAAAATTGTGGAGTGCAAAGATATCCGTGGAATTGATTTTAAGGATGTTATTCAACGTTTAGGAGTAGAGGAAATTGATTGTCTTGTAGGCGGTCCACCTTGTCCACCATACTCTAAATCTAGATTTTATCGTAAAGAAAAGAAAAGAGCTTTAGAGGATGAAAACGCCTTTACTTTAAATGAGTATTTTCGAGCTCTAGAAGAAATTCGTCCCAAAATATTCTTCTTTGAAAACGTTCATGGCTTTATATATAAGCCGCATCAAGCAGCTTTTGACTTACTAAAAGAACGTTCTAAAACATTAGGCTATCATATTACTTGGCAAGTTTGTAATACTGCGGAATATGGTGTTCCACAAACTAGGGAGCGATTTATTTGTATTGGTGTAAGAAAAGATTTTGGTGAACCATTTGTTTTTCCCGAACCAACGCACTATATTCCTGAAAAATATGACCCTGTGAAAGACAAAAACAAGAAACCATGGGTTACATGTGGACAAGCAATCGGTGATCTGGATTATGATTTACCAGAAGATGAGAAAATGCAAGCTGGTTCTAAACATAAAGATTTGTTAAAAGAAATTCCACCTGGGGATAATTATCTATATTTTACGGCTGAACGAGATCATCCAAATCCGAAATTCAAGTGGAGATCACGATATTGGTCATTCCTTTTAAAATTATCACCAGATCGTCCCTCATGGACGATACAAGCGAGTTTTTCTAATAATATGGGACCTTTTCATTGGAAAAATCGCTTTTTGAGAATTTCTGAAATAAAACGTATTCAATCTTTTGACGATGATTACGAATTTATGGGAGATTTTAAAGAACAATGGCGTCAAATAGGCAATGCTGTTCCACCCTTGTTTGTAAAAGTAATCGCCGAGGCAATTAAAGAACAGTATTTTACAGAAAAAAAGAAAAAATCCTCAAAGGAAGACCGATTTAAACAATTAGAATTTGATATTTAA